A region of Candidatus Eremiobacteraceae bacterium DNA encodes the following proteins:
- a CDS encoding CBS domain-containing protein, with amino-acid sequence MELREEFVSELCGRAVTLANKRFGKLEDLSIAGSDEAFPPISGVLVRANDGALLYAPFATVAAIDEHNVTLKSEPLDDARSGRPAGELLLRKDLLDKQILDVDGRKVVRINDLKLAPAGDSLRVIAADIGMSGLLRRLGLRGLGQRLLEKASRPGIRNALISWDTVQPLHRNEAGDPIRLRVPQDKMQRIHPADLAAIIEDLNAADQASLMGSLDEETAADAFEQLDVDTQLSILEDIKPDRAADIIENMEPDDAADLLSEVEPEKQLEILNLMEPEEAQDVRELLSHDEESAGGLMTTEYLWIPPGLTVTDAFAHIRNGAKDAELVYYVYVLDDKESIIGVVTLRDLITADPNAKVADIMIDDVVTAHTNDSREEIASMIARYDFLAVPVVDDAGHMQGIVTVDDAMDVVLPEKLRKMLPRMGRSRAKSRVGT; translated from the coding sequence ATGGAACTACGCGAGGAGTTCGTCAGCGAGTTGTGCGGACGCGCCGTCACGCTTGCGAACAAACGCTTCGGGAAGCTCGAGGACCTGTCCATCGCGGGCAGCGACGAGGCATTCCCGCCGATCTCCGGCGTCCTCGTGCGAGCAAACGACGGCGCGCTGCTGTATGCGCCGTTTGCGACGGTCGCGGCGATTGACGAACACAACGTCACCCTGAAGAGCGAACCGCTCGACGACGCCCGATCGGGGCGGCCGGCGGGCGAGCTCCTGCTGCGCAAGGACCTCTTAGACAAGCAGATCCTCGACGTCGACGGCCGTAAGGTCGTGCGCATCAACGACCTAAAACTCGCACCGGCCGGCGACAGCTTGCGCGTCATCGCCGCAGACATCGGCATGTCGGGACTCTTGCGCCGGCTTGGCCTACGCGGGCTCGGCCAGCGGCTGCTCGAGAAAGCGTCGCGCCCGGGGATCCGCAATGCGCTGATCTCGTGGGATACCGTGCAGCCGCTGCATCGCAACGAAGCCGGCGACCCGATTCGCCTGCGGGTGCCGCAAGACAAGATGCAGCGCATCCATCCTGCCGATCTCGCTGCGATCATCGAAGATCTCAACGCTGCCGATCAAGCGTCGCTCATGGGTTCGCTGGATGAAGAGACGGCAGCCGACGCCTTCGAGCAGCTCGATGTCGACACGCAGCTTTCGATCCTCGAGGACATCAAGCCGGATCGCGCGGCGGACATCATCGAGAACATGGAGCCCGACGACGCCGCCGACCTGCTGAGCGAAGTCGAACCCGAGAAGCAGCTCGAGATCCTCAATCTCATGGAGCCCGAAGAAGCGCAGGACGTACGCGAACTGCTCTCCCACGACGAAGAGTCGGCCGGCGGACTCATGACCACGGAGTATCTTTGGATTCCGCCGGGTTTGACCGTGACCGATGCGTTTGCGCACATACGCAACGGCGCCAAAGACGCCGAGCTCGTCTACTACGTCTACGTCCTGGACGACAAAGAAAGCATCATCGGCGTCGTCACGCTGCGCGATCTCATCACCGCCGATCCGAACGCCAAGGTCGCGGACATCATGATCGACGATGTGGTGACCGCACACACAAACGACTCGCGTGAAGAGATCGCGTCGATGATCGCGCGCTACGATTTCTTGGCGGTGCCGGTCGTGGATGATGCCGGGCACATGCAAGGCATCGTGACTGTGGACGACGCCATGGACGTCGTGCTGCCGGAGAAGCTGCGAAAGATGCTGCCGCGCATGGGACGTTCGCGAGCCAAGAGCCGCGTCGGTACTTAA
- a CDS encoding helix-turn-helix domain-containing protein yields MNADDLAGLAERAARVITGGGGLKALAQLLADATEGAVLIEDDQWRHLAAAESRAGLGALPASFAALHGDQPSRDGIVRAKVTESISALCASMPGGASEGNAGHVTLFLNGKAPSHAAAALRVVAGAAGVECVRRGSGRAQARRTFWERYLSGGFVDVHALRDEAAEAGVTLPPSLVAAVFDVEGAAPQTARDALAQALAAADAVLAPIPSSAPLALFPVKNQADVARARQAAAHAVRVLVQAGTARSVACGVGGHRPDLLDLPESVAQARQALTLGCRLFGRNSVTTYADLGLYALLHAGADRDAFAAFAEAALEPLAAYDRRHRTDLLHTLRLYVEAGENVKIAAERLSVHRHTIFYRLNQISQILKIDLKSPKDQLSVRAALAIRQMHRGEDASQS; encoded by the coding sequence TTGAACGCTGACGATCTCGCAGGCCTCGCCGAGCGTGCGGCGCGCGTCATCACGGGCGGCGGCGGTCTGAAGGCGCTCGCGCAACTGCTCGCTGATGCGACCGAAGGCGCGGTGCTGATCGAAGATGATCAGTGGCGCCATTTGGCGGCAGCGGAATCCCGCGCCGGCCTCGGCGCTTTGCCTGCGAGTTTTGCTGCGCTTCACGGCGATCAGCCCAGCCGCGACGGCATCGTGCGCGCAAAAGTCACCGAATCTATCTCGGCCTTGTGCGCATCCATGCCCGGCGGCGCATCTGAAGGAAACGCCGGGCATGTGACGCTTTTCCTCAATGGCAAGGCTCCGAGCCATGCCGCCGCCGCGTTGCGCGTCGTCGCCGGAGCGGCGGGTGTTGAATGCGTGCGACGCGGGAGCGGGCGTGCGCAGGCGCGCCGGACGTTTTGGGAGCGGTATTTGAGCGGCGGATTCGTGGACGTCCACGCCTTGCGCGATGAGGCCGCCGAGGCGGGCGTCACGTTGCCGCCGTCGCTGGTCGCCGCGGTCTTCGACGTCGAAGGCGCGGCGCCGCAGACCGCGCGCGATGCACTTGCGCAGGCGCTCGCGGCCGCCGACGCGGTCTTAGCGCCGATACCCTCCAGCGCGCCGCTTGCGCTCTTCCCGGTGAAGAACCAGGCCGACGTCGCGCGCGCGCGTCAAGCGGCGGCGCATGCAGTGCGCGTGCTCGTGCAAGCGGGCACCGCGCGCTCGGTCGCTTGCGGCGTCGGCGGCCACCGGCCGGATCTTCTCGATCTGCCCGAGTCCGTCGCCCAAGCGCGCCAAGCGCTGACGCTGGGCTGTCGCCTCTTCGGACGAAACTCGGTCACGACGTATGCCGACCTCGGTCTGTACGCGCTGCTGCACGCGGGCGCCGACCGCGACGCCTTCGCCGCATTCGCGGAAGCGGCGCTCGAACCGCTCGCTGCCTACGATCGCAGACATCGTACCGACCTGCTGCACACACTGCGGCTCTATGTCGAGGCCGGCGAAAACGTGAAGATCGCGGCCGAACGTCTGTCGGTGCATCGTCACACGATCTTCTACCGGCTCAACCAGATCTCGCAGATCTTGAAGATCGACCTCAAATCTCCGAAAGACCAGCTCTCCGTGCGAGCGGCGCTCGCCATACGGCAGATGCATCGCGGCGAGGACGCAAGCCAATCATGA